The following are encoded together in the bacterium genome:
- a CDS encoding DNA translocase FtsK 4TM domain-containing protein, producing the protein MARARVQTAPEAAEPVEIQREAGLLDEVAAIVCLAAAGFLAIGFLAYQSDLPSLNVAGKVGHGLADLVVQALGYAAYLLPLGLLAVAVALFRHRAHEIGPSRAVAGALLLPCVAVLFGLALGPNHPVARAGGWIGGFLAAVLAEPFGAGGSFIIIGGIAVLAFIVATHLSLGGMARGIGRGIAGSLRRARTVAEIAEPAAQQLVRKPKANVKRAPPPDDEPAPVIILDRRAAAPKKKRVVQEELPFGDEHYQVPPMRLLHAPKHDDVRIDEDGLRRSSQILETKLADFGIVGKVVEVRPGPVITTFDIEPAPGVKVNRITSLGDDLAMALRVPGVRILAPVPGKAVVGIEVANPRREEVALRELLEVDEFQQAQTPVPMALGKDTAGHPVVGDLVKMPHLMIAGATGSGKSVAINAMIMSILYKAPPREVRFVMIDLKMLELSVYEDIPHLLVPVVTDPKQAVYVLNNIVELMEERYRLMKKHGVRNIDGYNALIDEMRAEDAGSSVIELKEVADDADDDEVVTATALPERLPKVVVIIDELADLMMTMGRKVEEPITRLAQKARAAGVHLIVATQRPSVDVITGLIKANFPSRVSFQVTARVDSRTILDQIGAERLLGRGDMLYMSSGSARLQRLHGPLVTEDEIHKAVAFIKRQGKPQYAFALLEAPEGEEEGGGDADDLSDELYDQAVALVTSSRQASISWVQRRLRVGYNRAARMIERMEREGVVSASEGGRPREVLAPPIEAD; encoded by the coding sequence ATGGCGCGGGCGCGCGTCCAGACCGCCCCCGAGGCGGCGGAGCCGGTCGAGATCCAGCGCGAGGCGGGCCTGCTCGACGAGGTGGCGGCCATCGTCTGCCTCGCCGCGGCCGGGTTCCTCGCCATCGGGTTCCTCGCCTACCAGAGCGACCTGCCGAGCCTGAACGTCGCCGGCAAGGTCGGGCACGGGCTCGCCGATCTGGTGGTCCAAGCGCTCGGCTACGCCGCCTATCTGCTGCCGCTCGGCCTGCTCGCCGTCGCCGTGGCGCTCTTCCGCCACCGCGCCCATGAGATCGGGCCGTCTCGAGCCGTGGCGGGCGCGCTGCTGCTGCCGTGCGTCGCCGTCCTCTTCGGGCTCGCGCTGGGACCGAATCATCCGGTGGCGCGCGCCGGCGGCTGGATCGGCGGCTTCCTCGCCGCCGTCCTCGCCGAGCCGTTCGGCGCCGGCGGCTCCTTCATCATCATCGGCGGCATCGCCGTGCTGGCGTTCATCGTCGCCACCCACCTTTCGCTGGGCGGCATGGCGCGCGGCATCGGCCGCGGCATCGCCGGTTCGCTGCGACGCGCCCGCACCGTGGCGGAGATCGCCGAACCGGCGGCGCAGCAGTTGGTGCGCAAGCCGAAGGCGAACGTGAAGCGCGCGCCGCCGCCGGACGACGAGCCGGCGCCGGTGATCATCCTCGACCGCCGCGCCGCGGCGCCGAAGAAGAAGCGCGTCGTCCAGGAGGAGCTGCCGTTCGGCGACGAGCACTACCAGGTGCCGCCGATGCGCCTGCTGCACGCGCCGAAGCACGACGATGTGCGGATCGACGAGGACGGGTTGCGCCGCAGCTCGCAGATCCTCGAGACCAAGCTCGCCGACTTCGGCATCGTCGGCAAAGTGGTGGAAGTCCGGCCGGGGCCGGTGATCACCACCTTCGACATCGAGCCGGCGCCGGGCGTGAAGGTGAACCGCATCACCAGCCTGGGCGACGATCTGGCGATGGCGCTGCGCGTCCCGGGAGTGCGCATCCTGGCGCCGGTGCCCGGCAAGGCGGTGGTTGGCATCGAGGTCGCCAACCCGCGGCGCGAGGAAGTGGCGCTGCGCGAGTTGCTCGAGGTCGACGAATTCCAGCAGGCGCAGACGCCGGTGCCGATGGCCCTGGGCAAGGACACGGCCGGCCACCCGGTGGTCGGCGACCTGGTGAAGATGCCGCACCTGATGATCGCCGGCGCCACCGGCAGCGGCAAGTCGGTGGCGATCAACGCGATGATCATGAGCATCCTCTACAAGGCGCCGCCCCGCGAGGTGCGCTTCGTCATGATCGACCTCAAGATGCTCGAGCTGTCGGTCTACGAGGACATCCCGCACCTGCTGGTGCCGGTGGTCACCGATCCGAAGCAGGCGGTGTACGTGCTCAACAACATCGTCGAGCTGATGGAGGAGCGCTACCGGCTGATGAAGAAGCACGGGGTGCGCAACATCGACGGCTACAACGCGCTGATCGACGAGATGCGGGCCGAGGACGCGGGCAGCTCGGTGATCGAGCTCAAGGAGGTCGCGGACGACGCCGACGACGACGAGGTCGTCACCGCCACGGCGCTGCCCGAGCGCCTGCCCAAGGTGGTGGTGATCATCGACGAGCTCGCCGATCTGATGATGACCATGGGACGCAAGGTCGAGGAGCCGATCACCCGCCTGGCGCAGAAGGCGCGCGCCGCCGGCGTGCATCTCATCGTCGCCACCCAGCGCCCATCGGTGGACGTCATCACCGGCCTGATCAAGGCCAACTTCCCGTCCCGGGTCTCGTTCCAGGTGACGGCACGGGTCGACTCCCGCACCATCCTCGACCAGATCGGCGCCGAGCGGCTGCTCGGCCGCGGCGACATGCTCTACATGTCGTCGGGCAGCGCCCGGCTGCAGCGTCTACACGGGCCGCTGGTGACCGAGGACGAGATCCACAAGGCCGTCGCATTCATCAAGAGGCAGGGGAAGCCGCAGTACGCGTTCGCGCTGCTCGAGGCGCCAGAGGGCGAGGAGGAGGGCGGCGGCGATGCCGACGACCTCAGCGACGAGTTGTACGACCAGGCTGTCGCGCTGGTCACCAGCAGTCGCCAGGCGTCGATCTCGTGGGTGCAGCGCCGGCTGCGCGTCGGCTACAACCGCGCCGCCCGCATGATCGAACGCATGGAGCGCGAAGGCGTCGTGTCGGCGAGCGAGGGCGGCCGCCCGCGCGAGGTGCTGGCACCGCC
- a CDS encoding ribonuclease J, with product MQPSRHSWSRNSGLKRKRRSLGAFGALTPSAPRPTVRLGGVAEGVERSHRARVSKRSASARKGGGGTCLPSEVRAVSGTLRVIPLGGLGEIGLNCLVLEYEGEAIAIDCGVMFPDPSLLGVDLVIPELDYLRQLGDRFRGFVITHGHEDHIGALPYALRDLPVPVWATPMAAGLIGSRLREHNLDGRVDLRPYRPRQGWTTGPFAIDPIHVTHSIVDAVGLAITTPLGVVVHSGDFKIDYTPIDGRSPDIQTFAEYGARGVLLLLSDSTNVEHGGSTGSERSVRAGLESVFQGVRGRIFFSTFSSHIHRLQQVIDLSEATGRRVVVVGRSLINSLRIATDLGYLRASPAIYAEVAELATLSPERVTVLTSGSQGEPMSALTRISLGDHAAVKMEEGDAVVLSSRIIPGNERPISNMINHMYRRGAQVITSRDADVHVSGHASRDELALMLNLVRPRYFVPVHGEFRHLSEHLRLARTLGLGEDRAMLLEDGQVLALDEQGARRIDPVSAGRVLVDGKGIGDISDIVLRDRRHLSQDGLLLAVLALDQHTGEVIAGPDFSARGVVAEGDQQRVFDEARDVVIATLAELAPESRTDTLEVKEEVRKALRRYLSKTLDRRPVVVPFVLEM from the coding sequence ATGCAGCCATCCCGCCACTCGTGGTCGCGAAACAGCGGGTTGAAGAGAAAACGGCGGTCGCTCGGCGCCTTCGGCGCGTTGACTCCCTCAGCCCCCCGGCCTACTGTCCGCCTCGGTGGTGTTGCGGAAGGTGTGGAACGATCTCACCGCGCCAGGGTGTCCAAGCGCTCCGCGTCGGCGCGGAAGGGAGGCGGGGGAACGTGCCTGCCGTCCGAGGTGCGTGCGGTGAGCGGCACCTTGCGCGTCATCCCGCTCGGCGGGCTCGGCGAGATCGGTCTCAACTGCCTGGTGCTCGAGTACGAGGGCGAGGCGATCGCGATCGACTGCGGGGTGATGTTCCCGGACCCGAGCCTGCTCGGCGTCGACCTGGTGATCCCGGAGCTCGATTACCTGCGCCAGCTCGGCGATCGCTTCCGCGGCTTCGTCATCACCCACGGCCACGAGGACCACATCGGCGCCCTGCCGTACGCGCTGCGCGATCTGCCGGTGCCGGTGTGGGCGACGCCGATGGCGGCGGGCCTGATCGGCAGCCGGCTGCGCGAGCACAATCTCGATGGCCGCGTCGACCTGCGCCCCTACCGCCCGCGCCAGGGTTGGACGACCGGTCCCTTCGCCATCGATCCGATTCACGTCACGCATTCGATCGTCGACGCGGTCGGCCTCGCCATCACGACGCCGCTCGGCGTCGTCGTGCACAGCGGCGATTTCAAGATCGACTACACGCCGATCGACGGCCGCAGCCCGGACATCCAGACGTTCGCGGAGTATGGCGCCCGCGGCGTCCTGCTCCTGCTGTCCGACTCGACCAACGTCGAGCACGGCGGCTCCACCGGCTCCGAGCGCAGCGTCCGCGCCGGGCTGGAGAGCGTCTTCCAGGGGGTCCGCGGTCGCATCTTCTTCTCCACCTTCTCCTCGCACATCCACCGCCTGCAGCAGGTGATCGATCTGTCGGAGGCGACCGGCCGACGCGTCGTCGTGGTCGGGCGCAGCCTGATCAACAGCCTGCGCATCGCCACCGACCTCGGCTATCTGCGCGCCTCGCCGGCGATCTATGCCGAGGTCGCCGAGTTGGCGACGCTGTCGCCGGAGCGGGTCACCGTGCTCACCTCCGGCAGCCAGGGCGAGCCGATGTCGGCGCTGACCCGCATCTCGCTCGGCGATCACGCGGCGGTGAAGATGGAGGAGGGGGACGCCGTGGTGTTGTCCTCGCGCATCATCCCCGGCAACGAGCGGCCGATCTCCAACATGATCAATCACATGTACCGGCGCGGCGCCCAGGTGATCACCTCGCGCGACGCCGACGTGCACGTGTCCGGTCATGCCAGCCGTGACGAGCTGGCGCTGATGCTGAACCTGGTGCGGCCGCGCTACTTCGTCCCCGTCCACGGCGAGTTCCGGCACCTCTCGGAGCACCTGCGTCTGGCGCGCACGCTGGGCCTCGGCGAGGACCGCGCCATGCTGCTCGAGGACGGGCAGGTGCTGGCGCTCGACGAACAGGGCGCCCGGCGCATCGATCCGGTGAGCGCCGGCCGGGTGTTGGTCGACGGCAAGGGCATCGGCGACATCAGCGACATCGTCCTCCGCGACCGCCGCCACCTGTCGCAGGACGGGCTGCTGTTGGCGGTGTTGGCGCTCGACCAGCACACCGGCGAGGTGATCGCGGGCCCGGACTTCTCGGCTCGCGGGGTCGTCGCCGAGGGCGACCAGCAGCGGGTGTTCGACGAGGCGCGCGACGTCGTCATCGCCACGCTGGCCGAGCTGGCGCCGGAGTCGCGAACCGACACCCTCGAGGTGAAGGAAGAAGTGCGCAAGGCGCTGCGCCGCTATCTCAGCAAGACCCTCGACCGCCGCCCGGTGGTGGTGCCGTTCGTCCTGGAGATGTGA
- a CDS encoding single-stranded DNA-binding protein codes for MVNKAIIIGNLGRDPEVRFTPSGRAVAKFSVATTERWTDQNGQKQEKTEWHNIVVWGKQAETCGQYLAKGRQVYVEGRITNRSYDDKDGNKKYITEIIARDVRFLGGPGQGSGGGAGMRDSGFSAPAGEDAPPPDDDIPF; via the coding sequence GTGGTCAACAAAGCCATCATCATTGGCAATCTCGGACGCGATCCCGAGGTCCGCTTCACCCCCAGCGGCCGGGCGGTCGCCAAGTTCTCGGTCGCCACCACCGAGCGCTGGACCGACCAGAACGGCCAGAAGCAGGAAAAGACCGAGTGGCACAACATCGTCGTCTGGGGGAAGCAGGCCGAGACCTGCGGCCAGTACCTCGCCAAGGGTCGGCAGGTGTACGTCGAGGGCCGGATCACCAACCGCAGCTACGACGACAAGGACGGCAACAAGAAGTACATCACCGAGATCATCGCCCGCGACGTCCGCTTCCTCGGCGGTCCGGGCCAGGGCAGCGGTGGCGGTGCCGGCATGCGCGACAGCGGCTTCTCGGCCCCGGCCGGCGAGGACGCGCCGCCGCCGGACGACGACATCCCGTTCTGA
- a CDS encoding SemiSWEET family sugar transporter, giving the protein MDPLTALGLTAATLTTCSFVPQLTKVWRTKSAADLSYGMFTAFSIGILLWLLYGVLRADVPVIIANAVTLVLSVAILVLKGRYDR; this is encoded by the coding sequence ATGGACCCGCTCACCGCCCTCGGCCTCACCGCCGCCACGCTGACCACCTGCTCGTTCGTACCGCAGCTCACCAAGGTGTGGCGGACGAAGTCCGCGGCGGACCTGTCCTACGGCATGTTCACCGCCTTCAGCATCGGCATCCTGCTGTGGCTCCTCTACGGGGTGCTGCGCGCCGACGTGCCGGTGATCATCGCCAACGCGGTGACCCTGGTGCTGAGCGTTGCGATCCTGGTGTTGAAGGGACGCTACGACCGCTGA
- a CDS encoding insulinase family protein produces the protein MTHRFRVRGLRVVHRHEPGRLTAIALTVRAGARCDGRHAGLAHLAEHMLFQGTDALDQVALNRRAAELGGEHNADTGYEDISLTFEVFNEDLDEALALLAEQFYRTAVDERRLRKEQRVVMEEIRGRLDDPAERVYRRAWGRMFGGALAHPVAGTIASVARIRPTDVARFLRRRLTHANTVLAVVGGATEARVRAAVRRHFHCGSPGEPPAVMPVRHGLGGSVRVRDRDSSQAYLTLLMPVDSAPRTLLATGVAVDIVGADPDSRLFQELRERLGLSYEVGAHLEWGPDWACAVVAASGARSRAARLARAVEDTCRRAADEGFGADELDRARKKLRYRYAVLADSRLDLAVALAESALWGFPTPDEAERMVAGLSHAEIEDAWRRAVRARGVRALLT, from the coding sequence ATGACGCATCGCTTCCGCGTGCGCGGCCTGCGCGTGGTGCACCGGCACGAGCCGGGACGCCTCACCGCGATCGCCCTCACCGTCCGCGCTGGCGCGCGCTGCGATGGCCGGCACGCCGGCCTCGCCCACCTCGCCGAGCACATGCTCTTCCAGGGCACCGACGCCCTGGACCAGGTGGCGCTCAATCGCCGCGCCGCCGAGCTCGGGGGCGAACACAACGCCGACACCGGCTACGAGGACATCTCGCTCACCTTCGAGGTGTTCAACGAGGATCTCGACGAGGCCCTGGCGCTGCTCGCCGAGCAGTTCTACCGCACCGCGGTGGACGAGCGCCGGCTGCGCAAGGAGCAGCGGGTGGTGATGGAGGAGATCCGCGGCCGCCTCGACGATCCCGCCGAGCGCGTCTACCGCCGCGCCTGGGGACGCATGTTCGGCGGCGCGCTGGCGCATCCGGTGGCGGGAACGATCGCCAGCGTGGCGCGCATCCGGCCGACGGACGTCGCCCGCTTTCTCCGGCGACGCCTGACCCATGCCAACACCGTGCTCGCCGTGGTCGGCGGCGCCACCGAGGCGCGCGTGCGCGCCGCCGTCCGGCGCCACTTCCATTGCGGCTCGCCGGGCGAGCCGCCCGCGGTGATGCCCGTGCGGCACGGCCTGGGCGGCAGCGTGCGCGTGCGCGACCGCGACAGCAGCCAGGCGTACCTGACGCTGTTGATGCCGGTCGATTCGGCGCCGCGCACGCTGCTCGCCACCGGCGTCGCCGTCGACATCGTCGGCGCCGATCCCGACAGTCGCCTCTTCCAGGAGCTGCGCGAGCGCCTCGGCCTGAGCTACGAGGTCGGCGCCCACCTCGAATGGGGGCCGGACTGGGCCTGCGCGGTCGTCGCCGCCAGCGGTGCCCGCAGCCGCGCCGCCCGGCTCGCCCGCGCCGTCGAGGACACCTGCCGGCGCGCCGCCGACGAGGGCTTCGGCGCCGATGAGCTCGACCGCGCCCGCAAGAAGTTGCGCTACCGCTATGCCGTGCTCGCCGACAGCCGCCTGGACCTGGCGGTGGCCCTCGCCGAGAGCGCGCTCTGGGGTTTTCCGACCCCGGATGAGGCGGAGCGCATGGTGGCGGGGCTCTCGCACGCCGAGATCGAGGACGCCTGGCGGCGCGCCGTGCGGGCGCGCGGCGTCCGCGCGCTGCTCACCTGA
- a CDS encoding orotate phosphoribosyltransferase — translation MQRADQEAVVARELSELLHRIGVVRFGEFTLKDGRRSPFYLDMRVLVSHPAALARIARALLQRAADLRYDRIAGLPYAGLPLAVAMSLVAERPMIYVRKEAKAYGTKRLIEGEYAPGERALMVDDVVTSGGAKLEAVTPFRDAGLVVEDVLVIVDRSDGATAALAAAGLRLHSVLDVRSLLAHLRALGAVPAADIDRALDFLGSGAA, via the coding sequence ATGCAGCGAGCAGATCAGGAAGCGGTCGTCGCGCGCGAGCTCAGCGAGCTGTTGCACCGCATCGGCGTCGTGCGCTTCGGCGAGTTCACGCTGAAGGACGGCCGGCGTTCGCCGTTCTACCTCGACATGCGCGTCCTCGTTTCGCATCCAGCGGCGCTGGCGCGGATCGCGCGGGCGCTGCTGCAGCGCGCCGCCGACCTGCGGTACGACCGCATCGCCGGCCTCCCCTACGCCGGACTGCCGCTGGCGGTGGCGATGTCGCTGGTCGCCGAGCGGCCGATGATCTACGTGCGCAAGGAGGCGAAGGCGTACGGAACCAAGAGGCTCATCGAGGGCGAGTACGCGCCCGGCGAGCGCGCGCTCATGGTCGACGACGTGGTGACCAGCGGCGGCGCCAAGCTCGAGGCGGTGACGCCGTTTCGCGACGCCGGCCTGGTGGTCGAGGACGTGCTGGTGATCGTCGATCGCAGCGACGGCGCCACCGCCGCGCTGGCCGCCGCCGGCCTGCGTCTGCACAGCGTGCTCGACGTCCGCAGCCTGCTCGCGCACCTGCGCGCCCTCGGCGCGGTGCCCGCCGCCGACATCGACCGCGCCCTGGACTTCCTCGGCAGCGGCGCGGCCTGA
- a CDS encoding isochorismatase family protein: MTHPRMLDAARSALVVIDVQESYRGRTVEHERMVRGVRTLIAAAAVMEVPVLVTEQYPKGLGRTQREVAEALPPGTPVIEKLSMSCCGQPRFVAAVDALARSQIVVCGIEAQACVSQTVHDLLARGHQVHVPLDAISARHALDLRAGWEKMVGSGAVPASVEMVCLEWVRSAESPRFKAIHRLIK; the protein is encoded by the coding sequence ATGACGCATCCCCGCATGCTGGACGCGGCGCGCAGCGCCCTGGTCGTCATCGACGTGCAGGAGAGTTATCGCGGCCGCACCGTCGAACACGAGCGCATGGTGCGCGGCGTGCGCACGCTGATCGCGGCCGCGGCGGTGATGGAGGTGCCGGTGCTGGTGACCGAGCAGTACCCCAAGGGCCTCGGCCGCACGCAGCGGGAAGTCGCCGAGGCGCTGCCGCCGGGCACGCCGGTGATCGAGAAGCTGTCGATGAGCTGTTGCGGCCAACCGCGCTTCGTCGCCGCCGTCGATGCCCTCGCCCGGAGCCAGATCGTCGTCTGCGGCATCGAGGCGCAGGCGTGCGTCAGCCAGACCGTGCACGACCTGCTGGCGCGCGGGCATCAGGTCCACGTGCCGCTCGATGCCATCTCCGCCCGGCATGCGCTGGACCTGCGCGCGGGTTGGGAGAAGATGGTCGGCTCCGGCGCGGTCCCGGCGAGCGTCGAGATGGTCTGCCTCGAATGGGTGCGCAGCGCCGAGTCGCCGCGCTTCAAGGCGATCCACCGGCTCATCAAGTAG
- a CDS encoding DUF4124 domain-containing protein gives MRGWLIVAMTLLAASSMRADILVWRDADGVRHFTNRPDAVPSESTAEVLVRGEAAVAQPLPAVAGEAPAPAPQAAAVASDIAQLDQAYRAGLAAGLDLLSAVGSGGAIGAGGGGGAASGGAVEIIGPLAVATAHATDAGSGWGPYGAWPGGYYPFVTTGFDGGRSRHQTLRMLLQDQFAIDRAGPYAYHRWDRPGVGPALAPFLPRGLPLPVQQYGRVLYR, from the coding sequence ATGCGAGGGTGGCTGATCGTCGCGATGACGCTGCTGGCGGCGTCGTCGATGCGCGCCGACATCTTGGTCTGGCGCGACGCCGACGGCGTCCGTCACTTCACCAACCGCCCCGACGCGGTGCCCAGCGAGTCGACGGCCGAGGTGCTGGTGCGCGGCGAGGCCGCGGTCGCGCAGCCCCTTCCCGCCGTCGCCGGGGAAGCCCCCGCGCCGGCTCCGCAGGCCGCCGCGGTCGCATCGGACATCGCCCAGCTCGACCAAGCCTATCGCGCTGGTCTGGCCGCCGGGCTCGATCTGCTGTCGGCGGTCGGTTCAGGCGGCGCGATCGGCGCCGGCGGTGGCGGCGGTGCCGCCTCGGGTGGCGCGGTGGAGATCATCGGTCCGCTCGCGGTCGCAACCGCGCACGCCACCGACGCTGGCTCCGGCTGGGGACCGTACGGCGCCTGGCCCGGGGGCTACTACCCGTTCGTCACCACCGGCTTCGACGGCGGACGCTCGCGCCATCAGACGCTGCGCATGCTCCTCCAGGACCAATTCGCGATCGATCGCGCCGGCCCATACGCCTACCACCGCTGGGATCGACCAGGAGTCGGCCCCGCTCTCGCGCCCTTCCTGCCGCGTGGGTTGCCGCTGCCGGTGCAGCAGTACGGCCGCGTCCTCTACCGCTGA
- a CDS encoding serine protein kinase — METDKAIFEKMIREDRAARESSRWSGTFLEYLDRVREDPSITKLAHSRLYEMITAPGSHDILDTDDGRVKRLFKDESVRVYDFFAGEFFGIERTVAQIVRYFHSAALKGEESRQVLYLMGPVGSGKSSLVERLQRGLEELPPVYAIAGCPMQEEPLHLLPRHLRREFEKMLGVHIEGDLCPVCRYRLKEEFGTRYEEVPIVMRSFSKRNRIGIGVVPPVDPNNQDTSVLIGSEDISKLDRYSEGDPRVLDLNGALNVGNRGVVEFIEVFKNEIEYLHAMITATQEKVIPAPGRHGMVYVDTVIVAHSNEAEWQKFKADHTNEAILDRIVVVKVPYNMRLSEEVKIYQKIIRHSDFQAHVAPHTLEVASMFAILSRLEPSAKCDLMTKLKLYNGEEVIEKGRTKKIDVRELREDAKREGMNGISTRFIMKALDNALSDNVAGNCINPINVREALISMVKETDLPDDTRKQYLEFLQDILHKEYLELLEKEITKAFVYSYQEQAESLFQNYLDHAEAYVNKTKVKDRNTKEELQPDEAFLKSIEEQIAIIGSAAEGFRQEVIAYLWASSRRGVSVSYQSYEPLREAIEKRLMTSVRDISRIITKARTRDEEQSEKYNAMVQNLIENGYCPSCVDVVLKYAANNLWKD; from the coding sequence ATGGAGACTGACAAGGCCATCTTCGAAAAGATGATTCGCGAGGACCGCGCCGCGCGGGAGTCGAGCCGCTGGAGCGGGACGTTCCTCGAATACCTCGACCGGGTTCGCGAGGACCCGAGCATCACCAAGCTCGCGCACTCCCGGCTGTACGAAATGATCACGGCGCCGGGATCGCACGACATCCTCGACACCGACGACGGCCGCGTGAAGCGCCTGTTCAAGGACGAGTCGGTCCGGGTGTACGACTTCTTCGCCGGCGAGTTCTTCGGCATCGAGCGGACGGTGGCGCAGATCGTGCGCTACTTCCACTCCGCCGCGCTCAAGGGCGAGGAGAGCCGGCAGGTGCTCTATCTGATGGGCCCGGTCGGCTCCGGCAAGAGCTCGTTGGTCGAGCGCCTGCAACGCGGGCTCGAGGAGTTGCCCCCGGTCTACGCCATCGCGGGCTGCCCGATGCAGGAGGAACCGCTGCACCTGCTGCCGCGGCACCTCCGACGCGAGTTCGAGAAGATGCTCGGCGTCCACATCGAAGGCGACCTCTGCCCGGTGTGCCGCTACCGCCTGAAGGAGGAGTTCGGCACCCGCTACGAGGAGGTGCCGATCGTCATGCGCTCCTTCTCGAAGCGCAACCGGATCGGCATCGGCGTCGTGCCGCCGGTCGATCCGAACAACCAGGACACCTCGGTGCTGATCGGCAGCGAGGACATCTCGAAGCTCGACCGCTACTCGGAGGGCGACCCGCGGGTCCTCGACCTCAACGGCGCGCTCAACGTCGGCAATCGCGGCGTGGTCGAATTCATCGAGGTGTTCAAGAACGAGATCGAGTACCTCCACGCCATGATCACGGCGACGCAGGAGAAGGTGATCCCGGCCCCGGGCCGTCACGGCATGGTGTACGTGGACACCGTGATCGTCGCGCATTCGAACGAGGCCGAGTGGCAGAAGTTCAAGGCCGACCACACCAACGAGGCGATCCTCGACCGCATCGTCGTGGTGAAGGTGCCGTACAACATGCGGCTGTCGGAGGAGGTGAAGATCTACCAGAAGATCATCCGCCACTCCGACTTCCAGGCCCACGTCGCCCCCCACACCCTCGAGGTGGCGTCGATGTTCGCGATCCTCTCGCGACTCGAGCCGAGCGCGAAGTGCGACCTGATGACCAAGCTGAAGCTCTACAACGGCGAGGAAGTCATCGAGAAGGGACGCACCAAGAAGATCGACGTGCGCGAGCTGCGCGAGGACGCGAAACGCGAGGGCATGAACGGCATCTCGACGCGCTTCATCATGAAAGCGCTCGACAACGCGCTGTCCGACAACGTCGCCGGCAACTGCATCAACCCGATCAACGTCCGCGAAGCGCTGATCAGCATGGTGAAGGAGACGGACCTGCCGGACGACACCCGCAAACAGTACCTCGAGTTCCTCCAGGACATCCTCCACAAGGAGTACCTCGAGCTGCTGGAGAAGGAGATCACCAAGGCGTTCGTCTACTCGTATCAGGAGCAGGCGGAGTCGCTGTTCCAGAACTACCTCGATCACGCCGAAGCCTACGTGAACAAGACGAAGGTGAAGGACCGCAACACCAAGGAGGAGTTGCAGCCCGACGAGGCGTTCCTCAAGTCGATCGAGGAGCAGATCGCCATCATCGGCTCGGCGGCGGAGGGATTCCGCCAGGAGGTCATCGCCTACCTGTGGGCGTCCAGCCGCCGCGGCGTCAGCGTCAGCTACCAGAGCTACGAGCCGCTGCGCGAGGCGATCGAGAAGCGACTGATGACCTCGGTGCGCGAC